In one window of Campylobacter coli DNA:
- the bumR gene encoding butyrate response regulator transcription factor BumR — MKELVILVVEDEVKIRESLVNVLSSRYSKVIGAQNGDEGLKKFKKFKPDLIITDIAMPIMDGLDMSKEIKEIANDVPIVVLSAFSEKERLLRSIDIGIDKYLIKPVDIDELFKVLDYLVGEKIEANALVDISKEYQFNKTKRTLIYKGKEIVLTKKELAFISLLLKQPGVLVLHEDIKKNVWIGEHVSDTAVRTFIKRVRDKVGEKFIKNVPGLGYKINIEN, encoded by the coding sequence ATGAAAGAATTGGTTATATTGGTTGTAGAAGATGAGGTAAAGATTAGAGAATCACTTGTTAATGTTTTATCTTCTCGTTATAGTAAGGTAATAGGCGCACAAAATGGTGATGAAGGTTTAAAGAAATTTAAAAAATTTAAGCCTGATTTGATTATTACAGATATTGCTATGCCTATCATGGATGGACTTGATATGTCAAAGGAAATTAAAGAAATAGCAAATGATGTTCCTATAGTAGTGCTTAGTGCTTTTTCGGAAAAAGAAAGATTGTTGCGCTCTATTGATATAGGTATAGATAAATATCTAATCAAACCTGTGGATATAGATGAACTTTTCAAAGTTTTGGATTATTTAGTAGGTGAAAAGATAGAAGCTAATGCTCTTGTTGATATTTCTAAAGAATATCAATTCAATAAAACCAAAAGAACGCTAATTTATAAAGGAAAAGAAATAGTTTTAACCAAAAAAGAACTCGCTTTTATTTCATTGCTTTTAAAGCAGCCTGGGGTTTTGGTATTGCATGAAGATATTAAGAAAAATGTTTGGATAGGCGAGCATGTTAGCGATACTGCTGTTAGAACCTTTATAAAAAGAGTAAGAGATAAAGTCGGGGAAAAATTTATTAAAAATGTTCCAGGTTTGGGGTATAAAATCAATATAGAAAATTAG
- a CDS encoding c-type cytochrome, protein MQWLNLQDNVNLLSFIGAILIILITLVVVGRMFKYMKEKKGEGELSEHSWDGIGEYKNAIPTGWAVVFFLTIVWAIWYFLWGYPLNSYSSIGEYNEEVKTYNAKFEEKFQNLSTEDKIAMGQNIFLVQCSACHGITGDGINGKAQNLNIWGSEEGLVDAIKHGAKGMNFPGGEMPAAADLGISEEDIPAIAAYVAKELSAIKKTSNENLVAKGKEAYATCAACHGEDGKGQDGIFPDLTKYGSAAFVVDVLHSGKTGFIGAMPAFSILNDTQKEAVGEYVISLSRGE, encoded by the coding sequence ATGCAATGGTTAAATTTGCAAGATAATGTTAATTTATTATCTTTCATTGGAGCGATTCTTATTATATTGATTACTCTTGTAGTCGTTGGTAGAATGTTTAAATATATGAAAGAAAAAAAAGGTGAAGGGGAATTAAGTGAGCATAGCTGGGATGGCATAGGAGAGTATAAAAATGCTATTCCAACAGGCTGGGCTGTTGTATTCTTTCTTACCATAGTATGGGCGATTTGGTATTTTTTATGGGGTTATCCTCTAAATTCTTACTCAAGTATAGGCGAGTATAATGAAGAAGTTAAGACTTATAATGCTAAATTTGAAGAGAAATTCCAAAACTTATCTACTGAAGATAAGATAGCTATGGGACAAAATATCTTTTTGGTTCAATGTTCTGCTTGTCATGGAATTACAGGCGATGGTATCAATGGAAAAGCTCAAAATTTAAATATTTGGGGTAGTGAAGAAGGCTTAGTAGATGCGATTAAACACGGTGCAAAAGGTATGAATTTCCCTGGTGGAGAAATGCCTGCTGCTGCGGATTTGGGAATTTCTGAAGAAGACATTCCTGCAATTGCTGCTTATGTGGCAAAAGAGCTTTCTGCTATCAAAAAAACTTCTAATGAAAATTTAGTTGCCAAAGGAAAAGAAGCTTATGCAACTTGTGCAGCTTGTCATGGTGAAGATGGAAAAGGTCAAGATGGAATTTTCCCTGATCTTACAAAATACGGTTCAGCAGCATTTGTTGTAGATGTTTTACATAGTGGTAAAACTGGCTTTATCGGAGCTATGCCAGCATTTTCTATATTGAATGATACTCAAAAAGAAGCTGTTGGTGAATATGTAATTTCTCTTTCAAGGGGTGAATAA
- the ccoN gene encoding cytochrome-c oxidase, cbb3-type subunit I, with amino-acid sequence MHPGNALNYDYTVAKYFMFATILFGIIGMAIGTLIAFQMAYPNLNYLAGEYATFSRLRPLHTSGVIFGFMLSGIWATWYYIGQRVLKVSMAESKFLMAIGKLHFWLYMITMIIAVISLFAGVSTSKEYAELEWPLDILVVLIWVLWGVSIFGLIGIRREKTLYISLWYYIATFLGIAMLYLFNNMAVPTYFVAEMGKWWHSVSMYAGTNDALVQWWYGHNAVAFVFTVGIIAQIYYFLPKESGQPIFSYKLSLFAFWGLMFVYLWAGGHHLIYSTVPDWMQTMGSVFSIVLILPSWGSAINILLTMKGEWGQLRESPLIKFMILASTFYMFSTLEGPILSIKSVNALAHFTDWIPGHVHDGTLGWVGFMTMAALYHMTPRIFRRELYSKSLMEAQFWIQTTGIVLYFASMWIAGITQGMMWRATDEYGNLLYSFIDTVVAIIPYYWIRAIGGLLYLIGFFMFTYNIYKSIACGKVLDKEPKSASPMAA; translated from the coding sequence ATGCACCCAGGTAATGCATTAAATTACGACTATACGGTTGCAAAATATTTCATGTTTGCGACTATATTGTTCGGGATTATAGGTATGGCTATAGGAACTCTTATAGCTTTTCAAATGGCATATCCTAACCTAAATTATTTAGCAGGCGAATATGCTACTTTTTCAAGGCTTAGACCGCTTCATACTTCTGGTGTGATTTTTGGTTTTATGCTTTCAGGGATTTGGGCAACTTGGTATTATATAGGACAGCGTGTTCTTAAAGTGAGTATGGCCGAATCCAAATTTCTAATGGCTATAGGCAAGCTTCATTTTTGGCTTTATATGATCACCATGATTATAGCTGTAATCTCTTTATTTGCGGGTGTTAGCACCTCTAAAGAATATGCTGAACTTGAATGGCCTTTAGATATTCTTGTTGTGCTTATTTGGGTTTTATGGGGTGTAAGCATTTTTGGGCTTATCGGCATTCGCCGTGAAAAAACTCTTTATATCTCTCTTTGGTATTACATAGCTACATTTTTAGGTATCGCTATGCTTTATCTTTTCAACAATATGGCGGTTCCAACTTACTTCGTTGCAGAAATGGGTAAATGGTGGCATAGTGTATCTATGTATGCAGGGACAAATGATGCTTTAGTTCAATGGTGGTATGGGCACAATGCGGTTGCTTTTGTATTTACTGTTGGTATTATTGCTCAAATTTATTATTTCTTACCAAAAGAAAGCGGTCAGCCGATTTTCTCTTATAAACTTTCTTTATTTGCGTTTTGGGGTTTAATGTTTGTTTATCTTTGGGCGGGTGGACACCACTTGATTTATTCTACCGTTCCTGATTGGATGCAAACTATGGGTTCAGTTTTCTCTATCGTACTTATCTTGCCTTCTTGGGGTTCAGCAATCAATATCTTACTTACTATGAAGGGTGAATGGGGTCAGCTTCGCGAAAGTCCTTTGATTAAATTTATGATTTTAGCATCAACTTTCTATATGTTCTCAACACTTGAAGGTCCAATTCTTTCGATCAAATCAGTAAACGCTCTAGCTCACTTTACAGATTGGATTCCAGGACACGTTCATGATGGAACTTTAGGTTGGGTTGGCTTTATGACTATGGCAGCGCTTTATCATATGACTCCTAGAATATTTAGAAGAGAGCTTTATAGCAAATCCTTAATGGAAGCACAATTTTGGATTCAAACTACAGGTATAGTGCTTTATTTTGCTTCTATGTGGATAGCAGGTATCACTCAAGGTATGATGTGGAGAGCTACAGATGAATACGGCAACTTGCTTTACAGCTTTATTGACACTGTTGTAGCTATTATACCTTATTATTGGATTAGGGCAATTGGTGGTTTATTATATCTTATAGGATTTTTCATGTTTACTTATAATATTTATAAATCAATTGCTTGTGGAAAAGTGCTTGATAAAGAGCCAAAAAGCGCTTCGCCTATGGCTGCATAA
- a CDS encoding cytochrome c oxidase, cbb3-type, CcoQ subunit codes for MEHLAIIWNVIKNLVTLNLSAVQKHEWEIFQGYGFFLFVMFLSIVLYSYWYHLYRAEKKGERNYEKYANLALSDDIDDSVLESKRSA; via the coding sequence ATGGAACATTTAGCGATTATTTGGAATGTGATTAAAAATTTGGTCACTTTGAATTTATCAGCAGTGCAAAAACATGAATGGGAAATTTTTCAAGGTTATGGATTTTTTCTATTTGTAATGTTTTTATCAATAGTATTGTATTCTTATTGGTATCATCTTTATAGGGCAGAAAAAAAAGGCGAGAGAAATTATGAAAAATATGCAAATCTCGCTTTGAGCGATGATATCGATGATAGTGTTTTAGAAAGTAAAAGGAGTGCTTGA
- a CDS encoding PD-(D/E)XK nuclease family protein — protein MILRIFSSSRKIKEYQEKAKAKNALLDSAFLVSDFLDRVCVVNSFKASSYESLLLMQEACLKSKDLEKKLGISAEFFNFLKNNEYLFSFFKELSSEKKSIQDLKNNDYYATYNEHLEILDEVYTNYLLLLKQHNLYDDLSLAQDYKLNLDFLNEYESIYYDLQGFLSKFEEDLLCEISKIKDTIIGFKTSKFNLEYLLELDFLKDIHLELDMFYEVNLSQKKILKQEKLSHPDILVKLKAFELRSLQCAFVMDEISNFVRAGIDPEKIAVITPDESFCELLKLFDKNNMLNFASGVSIKESLFYQKIKALYNGANSDAFIYKTDENYFEQEKIIFDYHNTLLHYLELQFEDFRARFDQICDLQYFENLIHSFLKDESQELMNLVQKELYFIKDLLKNKSLKLKELMQLFFMQLDQIRLSHVGGGKVTVMGLLESRGLSFDGVIILDFNEDFVPKRSINELFLNNEVRKKAGLISYERRENLQRLYYENLMRNAKKLSISFVENEEQTRSRFLDELDFNFFEEKTTPSKAYLNALKLDYQGVRLNLNPIKAPVLKHDIFEKELSFSRLNLFLYQKRTYFYRYILELPEARALSDESRAKNQGNFIHKMLELYYKNYSKNNFNLQIFNDLLEQEYQKYGISELELEIFKLKFIQFAKNEEEHFKLGYKVIEQEEEHHKTLNIQNHTIRLKGIVDRIDKLEDKHFIIDYKSGKVPSKSFQLAFYKALYDENAEAKFYDLNQMQFVEEKAKSLDELKECLKDLLEQREEEIEFENDKDEYCPYKIIYKKDFR, from the coding sequence ATGATACTAAGAATATTTAGTTCCTCAAGAAAGATTAAAGAATATCAAGAAAAAGCAAAGGCTAAAAACGCTTTACTTGATTCTGCTTTTCTTGTATCAGATTTTTTAGATCGAGTATGTGTAGTCAACTCTTTTAAAGCAAGCTCTTATGAGAGTTTGCTTTTAATGCAAGAAGCTTGTTTAAAAAGTAAAGATTTAGAAAAAAAATTAGGCATTTCGGCCGAATTTTTTAATTTTTTAAAAAACAATGAATATCTTTTTTCATTTTTTAAAGAATTAAGCTCAGAGAAAAAAAGCATACAAGATCTTAAAAACAATGATTATTATGCAACCTACAATGAGCATTTGGAAATTTTGGACGAGGTTTATACAAATTATCTTCTTTTGCTTAAGCAACACAATTTATACGATGATTTGTCTTTAGCTCAAGACTATAAGCTTAATTTGGATTTTTTAAATGAATATGAAAGTATATATTATGACTTGCAAGGTTTTTTAAGCAAATTTGAAGAGGATTTGCTGTGTGAGATTTCTAAAATCAAAGATACAATCATAGGCTTTAAAACTAGTAAATTTAATCTTGAATACCTATTAGAACTTGACTTTTTAAAAGATATACACTTAGAACTTGATATGTTTTATGAAGTCAATCTTTCACAAAAAAAGATTTTAAAACAAGAAAAACTTTCACATCCTGACATTTTAGTTAAATTAAAAGCCTTCGAGCTTAGATCTTTGCAGTGTGCTTTTGTTATGGATGAAATTTCTAATTTTGTCCGAGCGGGAATAGATCCTGAAAAGATAGCCGTCATCACTCCTGATGAAAGTTTTTGTGAGCTTTTAAAACTTTTTGATAAAAACAATATGTTAAATTTTGCTAGTGGAGTAAGCATTAAAGAAAGTTTGTTTTATCAAAAGATCAAAGCTTTATATAATGGAGCAAATTCAGATGCTTTTATCTATAAGACAGATGAGAATTATTTTGAGCAAGAAAAAATAATTTTTGATTATCATAATACTTTGTTGCATTATTTAGAACTTCAATTTGAAGATTTTAGAGCCCGCTTTGATCAAATTTGTGATTTGCAGTATTTTGAAAATTTAATCCATAGTTTTTTAAAAGATGAAAGTCAAGAGCTTATGAACTTGGTGCAAAAAGAGCTTTATTTTATAAAAGATTTGCTCAAAAACAAATCCTTAAAGCTTAAAGAACTCATGCAACTTTTTTTCATGCAATTAGATCAAATAAGATTAAGTCATGTTGGTGGTGGAAAAGTTACTGTTATGGGACTTTTAGAAAGCAGGGGGCTTAGTTTTGATGGTGTTATCATACTTGATTTTAATGAAGATTTTGTTCCTAAAAGAAGTATTAATGAGTTGTTTTTAAACAATGAAGTGCGTAAAAAAGCAGGGCTTATAAGCTATGAAAGAAGAGAGAATTTACAAAGACTTTATTATGAAAATTTGATGAGAAATGCTAAAAAACTTAGCATTAGTTTTGTGGAGAATGAAGAGCAAACCAGGTCGCGTTTTTTAGATGAGCTTGATTTTAATTTTTTTGAAGAAAAAACCACACCTTCTAAGGCCTATTTAAATGCTTTAAAACTCGACTATCAAGGTGTAAGATTAAATTTAAATCCTATAAAAGCACCTGTTTTAAAACACGATATTTTTGAAAAAGAATTATCGTTTAGTCGTTTGAATTTATTTTTATATCAAAAAAGAACTTATTTTTATCGTTATATTTTAGAATTACCTGAAGCTAGAGCCTTAAGCGATGAAAGCAGGGCTAAAAATCAAGGAAATTTTATCCATAAAATGCTCGAACTTTATTATAAGAATTATTCTAAAAATAATTTCAACCTACAAATTTTCAATGATTTGTTAGAGCAAGAATATCAAAAATACGGCATTAGCGAACTTGAGCTTGAAATTTTTAAATTAAAATTTATACAATTTGCCAAAAACGAAGAAGAGCATTTTAAATTAGGCTATAAGGTGATTGAGCAAGAAGAGGAACACCATAAAACTTTAAATATCCAAAATCATACGATCAGGCTTAAGGGTATTGTTGATCGTATCGATAAGCTTGAGGATAAACATTTTATCATTGATTATAAAAGCGGAAAAGTCCCTAGCAAATCCTTTCAGCTAGCTTTTTATAAGGCTTTATACGATGAAAATGCAGAAGCAAAATTTTATGATTTAAATCAAATGCAATTTGTTGAAGAAAAGGCTAAAAGCTTAGATGAGCTTAAAGAATGTCTAAAAGATTTGCTTGAGCAAAGAGAAGAAGAGATTGAATTTGAAAACGATAAAGATGAGTATTGCCCTTATAAAATCATCTACAAAAAGGATTTTAGATGA
- a CDS encoding DUF4006 family protein: protein MMENTNRCVFSLSGVTGMLIATVLLLAILVGLTIWGLKAQQEVMQQPYSLKDIQNVKMLGSKEQDHKSIGGVAQ, encoded by the coding sequence ATAATGGAAAACACTAATAGATGCGTATTTTCTCTTTCAGGTGTTACAGGTATGTTGATTGCTACTGTTTTATTGCTCGCAATTTTAGTGGGCTTAACTATTTGGGGTCTTAAGGCTCAACAAGAAGTAATGCAACAACCCTATAGTCTCAAAGATATCCAAAATGTAAAAATGCTTGGCTCAAAAGAACAAGATCATAAAAGCATAGGAGGAGTAGCACAATGA
- a CDS encoding FixH family protein codes for MLKSKKTFWPYGILISIFAIVVACIATIVVASNYPVYEDDFYFDSYQNVENNFNVIQKQQEQFDALFKIEFQNDKVDLIGKRKIVSYTIDADSYLAKFKITTLSDKANTQNLKSEILLTRPHTREFDQKLLGQIQDGVLSVSLPQLEKGRWQLKIKLSTEDEIIGFFSYELNAQ; via the coding sequence ATGCTTAAAAGCAAAAAAACCTTTTGGCCTTATGGAATTTTAATTTCGATTTTTGCTATTGTGGTTGCTTGTATAGCAACTATTGTGGTAGCAAGTAATTATCCTGTATATGAGGATGATTTTTATTTTGACTCTTATCAAAATGTTGAAAACAATTTTAATGTTATCCAAAAACAACAAGAGCAATTTGATGCCTTGTTTAAGATTGAATTTCAAAATGATAAAGTTGATTTAATCGGTAAAAGAAAAATTGTAAGTTATACAATCGATGCAGATTCTTATTTGGCAAAATTTAAAATAACAACTTTAAGTGATAAAGCAAATACACAAAATTTAAAGAGCGAAATTTTGCTTACAAGACCTCATACAAGAGAATTTGATCAAAAACTTTTAGGACAAATTCAAGATGGAGTCTTAAGTGTGTCTTTGCCTCAGCTTGAAAAAGGTAGATGGCAATTAAAAATCAAACTCAGCACAGAAGATGAAATCATAGGCTTTTTTAGTTATGAGTTAAACGCTCAATGA
- the bumS gene encoding butyrate sensor histidiine kinase-like phosphatase BumS produces the protein MANSAAEQVLKAIEENIIFFKIDLQGIIIDASEKFCKVSGYSKKELIGKHHFILKHPDVKEDYINQLLEKLWQKEAYWVVFKNIDKLGKTFYLDAFLIPIVDKKGNLNEIAALSYDISNSFKLNEELVLNHAKLREISVNLEKIAKERKEEFAKLSKDFEYKLKVALEKNEKDTKKIYKEILNSSIEQMISDIAHQWRQPLNELGIAMFQMKQNVQDEKGFTEIYLQSKSTIKNMSETIDIFRTLFKNNENEKNHVSLREILNKVIGIAFETIEKQQVNTRIISKTDYRVVAHENGLMRVFLNLIINSIEAFKTQKVKNIIFSFSKFGKNYIKVKVRDNAGGVDENILDKIFQPYITTKHPSQGIGAGLYISKQIVESFGGKIQVKNIKDGACFEIYLKLQEGN, from the coding sequence ATGGCAAATTCAGCTGCCGAGCAAGTTTTAAAAGCAATAGAAGAAAATATAATTTTTTTTAAAATTGATTTACAAGGCATAATTATCGATGCAAGTGAAAAATTTTGCAAGGTAAGTGGCTATAGTAAAAAAGAGTTGATTGGAAAGCACCATTTTATTTTAAAGCATCCTGATGTTAAAGAAGATTATATAAATCAGCTTTTGGAAAAGCTTTGGCAAAAAGAAGCTTATTGGGTGGTTTTTAAAAATATTGATAAACTAGGTAAAACTTTTTATCTTGACGCATTTTTAATTCCTATTGTGGATAAAAAGGGTAATTTAAATGAAATTGCTGCTTTATCTTACGATATTAGCAATTCTTTTAAATTAAATGAAGAACTTGTATTAAATCATGCGAAATTGCGTGAAATTAGTGTAAATCTTGAAAAGATAGCTAAAGAGCGCAAGGAAGAATTTGCAAAACTAAGCAAAGATTTTGAGTATAAGCTTAAAGTTGCTTTAGAAAAAAATGAGAAAGATACAAAAAAGATTTATAAAGAAATTTTAAATTCTTCTATAGAGCAGATGATTAGCGATATTGCACATCAGTGGAGACAACCTCTAAATGAGCTTGGTATTGCTATGTTTCAAATGAAGCAAAATGTTCAAGATGAGAAGGGTTTTACTGAAATTTATCTACAATCTAAAAGTACGATAAAAAATATGTCAGAAACAATTGATATTTTTAGAACCTTATTTAAAAACAATGAAAATGAAAAAAATCATGTCTCTTTGAGAGAAATTTTAAATAAAGTAATTGGAATCGCTTTTGAAACCATAGAAAAGCAACAAGTTAACACTCGAATAATCTCAAAAACAGATTATAGAGTTGTAGCACATGAGAATGGCCTAATGAGAGTTTTTTTAAATTTAATTATAAATTCCATAGAGGCGTTTAAAACTCAAAAAGTAAAAAATATTATATTTAGTTTTTCGAAATTCGGAAAAAATTATATTAAAGTTAAGGTTAGGGACAATGCAGGCGGGGTTGATGAAAATATTTTAGATAAAATTTTTCAACCCTATATTACAACTAAACATCCTAGTCAAGGTATAGGAGCGGGGCTTTATATCAGCAAGCAAATTGTAGAGAGTTTTGGTGGAAAAATTCAAGTCAAAAATATAAAAGATGGAGCTTGCTTTGAAATATATTTAAAGTTGCAAGAGGGGAATTAA
- the carA gene encoding glutamine-hydrolyzing carbamoyl-phosphate synthase small subunit, producing MKAYIYIENDIFLTAKAFGKGGTFFGELVFNTSLTGYQEIISDPSYAGQFIIFSMPEIGIVGTNENDNESKEIFASGVLMRELSPTFSNFRAQKSLQEYLEEHGKIGVYGLDTRYLVKMLRDSGNLRAVISTEISNKEELKAALEKSAKIDEINFVKEVSTKKSYAHKHGVWNNTTQSYNKAKKNTKKVAVIDYGVKANILNELVEVGLEVEVFPYDTKAEELIKLYQKGQIQGVFLSNGPGEPKILKQEIAEIKKLAEAKIPMLGICLGHQLLSNAFGYETYKMKFGQHGANHPVINLENKSVEITAQNHNYNVPEELCEVAIITHRNLFGDNVEGVKYKDYPIISVQHHPESSSGPHESKYIFKEFMNLM from the coding sequence ATGAAAGCTTATATTTATATAGAAAACGATATTTTTTTAACTGCTAAGGCTTTTGGCAAGGGTGGAACTTTTTTCGGTGAGCTTGTGTTTAATACTTCTTTAACGGGTTATCAAGAGATAATATCTGATCCTTCATACGCAGGACAATTTATCATTTTTTCTATGCCTGAAATTGGCATTGTAGGAACCAATGAAAATGACAATGAAAGTAAAGAAATTTTTGCAAGTGGCGTTTTAATGAGAGAATTAAGTCCTACTTTTTCAAACTTCCGCGCTCAAAAAAGTCTACAAGAATATTTAGAAGAGCATGGAAAAATAGGAGTTTATGGACTAGATACTCGTTATTTAGTAAAAATGCTAAGAGACAGCGGAAATTTAAGAGCGGTTATCTCAACTGAAATCTCTAATAAAGAAGAATTAAAAGCTGCTTTAGAAAAATCTGCAAAAATAGATGAGATCAATTTTGTAAAAGAAGTAAGCACTAAAAAATCCTACGCTCACAAACATGGAGTTTGGAATAATACTACTCAAAGTTACAACAAGGCTAAAAAAAATACAAAAAAAGTTGCTGTTATTGATTATGGTGTGAAAGCAAATATCCTTAATGAGCTTGTAGAAGTGGGCTTAGAGGTAGAAGTTTTTCCTTATGATACCAAGGCAGAAGAACTTATCAAGCTTTATCAAAAAGGTCAAATTCAAGGTGTATTTCTTTCAAATGGGCCAGGAGAGCCAAAAATTTTAAAACAAGAGATTGCTGAAATTAAAAAATTAGCCGAGGCTAAAATTCCTATGCTTGGAATTTGCTTAGGGCATCAGCTTTTAAGCAACGCTTTTGGTTATGAAACTTATAAAATGAAATTTGGACAACACGGAGCTAATCATCCTGTGATCAATTTAGAAAATAAAAGCGTTGAAATCACTGCTCAAAATCATAACTATAATGTCCCTGAAGAGCTTTGTGAGGTAGCGATTATTACGCATAGAAATCTTTTTGGAGATAATGTTGAGGGTGTAAAATACAAAGACTATCCTATTATTTCAGTACAGCACCATCCTGAAAGTTCGTCAGGCCCACACGAAAGTAAATATATTTTTAAAGAATTTATGAATTTAATGTGA
- a CDS encoding sulfite exporter TauE/SafE family protein, translating to MNFLPLNFDFLAIFSVAFLSSFGHCYSMCGGFILAFMNLNSTHKNLFLLTFIYQLFRIFSYILLGIIFGIFGNLLAINAKIQSLSFFILGVFMVILGLSLIFRGKILAFIENRTFFEYFIKKIIKKSMGFKGVKSAMILGFANGFVPCGLVYFFLANAMSRQNVTESILVMLVFGLSTLPAMLFFVKISQYLGVFLKKVFNYVSYFIIVAYGVGLAYMGFKAF from the coding sequence GTGAACTTTCTTCCTTTGAATTTTGACTTTTTGGCTATATTTAGCGTAGCCTTTTTATCGAGCTTTGGGCATTGCTATTCTATGTGTGGGGGATTTATTTTAGCTTTTATGAATTTAAATTCGACCCACAAAAATTTGTTTTTATTAACTTTTATTTATCAATTATTTAGAATTTTTTCTTATATTTTATTAGGAATAATCTTTGGGATATTTGGGAATTTATTAGCTATAAATGCCAAAATTCAAAGTTTATCCTTTTTTATACTCGGTGTGTTTATGGTAATCTTAGGTTTGTCTTTAATTTTTAGAGGTAAAATCCTTGCTTTTATCGAAAATCGCACTTTTTTTGAGTATTTTATAAAAAAGATTATTAAAAAATCTATGGGTTTTAAAGGTGTAAAATCGGCAATGATTTTAGGTTTTGCTAATGGGTTTGTTCCCTGTGGTTTGGTGTATTTTTTTCTAGCCAATGCAATGAGTAGACAAAATGTTACAGAAAGCATTTTAGTTATGTTAGTTTTTGGTCTTTCAACCCTTCCAGCGATGCTTTTTTTTGTTAAAATATCGCAATATTTGGGTGTATTTTTGAAAAAAGTGTTTAATTATGTATCTTATTTCATTATTGTTGCTTATGGAGTAGGTTTAGCTTATATGGGCTTTAAGGCTTTTTAA
- the ccoO gene encoding cytochrome-c oxidase, cbb3-type subunit II, with amino-acid sequence MFSWLEKNPFFFAVAVFIVIAYAGIIEVLPNFAENARPIEGKKPYTVLQLAGRQIYIKDSCNACHSQLIRPFKSETDRYGMYSVSGEFAYDRPFLWGSKRTGPDLMRVGNYRTTDWHENHMWDPVSVVPNSIMPAYKHMFKNNADMETAYAEALTVKKVFNVPYDTENGTKLGTWEEAQAEIKAEAQAIVDQMKNQEVKDAFARGEIKEIVALIAYLNSLK; translated from the coding sequence ATGTTTAGTTGGTTAGAAAAAAATCCATTCTTTTTTGCTGTCGCTGTTTTTATTGTGATTGCTTATGCGGGGATTATTGAAGTGCTGCCAAATTTTGCAGAAAATGCAAGACCTATAGAAGGAAAGAAGCCTTATACGGTTTTACAGCTTGCAGGACGCCAAATTTATATCAAAGATAGCTGTAATGCTTGTCATTCACAGCTTATTCGTCCTTTTAAATCTGAAACCGATCGTTATGGTATGTATTCTGTTAGTGGTGAATTTGCTTATGATAGACCTTTCCTTTGGGGTTCAAAAAGAACAGGTCCTGATTTAATGCGTGTTGGAAATTATAGAACTACAGATTGGCATGAAAACCATATGTGGGATCCTGTTTCAGTTGTTCCAAATTCTATCATGCCTGCTTATAAGCATATGTTTAAAAACAATGCTGATATGGAAACTGCTTATGCAGAAGCTTTAACTGTTAAAAAAGTATTTAATGTTCCTTATGATACTGAAAATGGAACAAAGTTAGGTACTTGGGAAGAAGCGCAAGCTGAAATAAAAGCTGAAGCACAAGCTATAGTTGATCAAATGAAAAATCAAGAAGTGAAAGATGCTTTTGCTAGGGGCGAGATTAAGGAAATTGTTGCCTTGATCGCTTATTTAAATAGCTTAAAGTAA